One Balaenoptera ricei isolate mBalRic1 chromosome 16, mBalRic1.hap2, whole genome shotgun sequence genomic window carries:
- the RBM34 gene encoding RNA-binding protein 34 isoform X1, producing the protein MALEEKSKRKKKRSAREGENPEDGACGNLAGDYEVGQVASSLFHGRRPSRGSTGRLASLFGSLEPQLQPMYVPVPEETTKKRKRDEEEESSSQIQRPLLQEPAKKMKLKKKLTDADRKLANRENALASADLEEEIHQKQGKKRKNSQSGVKIADKEVLDDVDQTVVNQRKKIQTNQEERLKNERTVFVGNLPVTCNKKKLKSFFKEYGQIESVRFRSLIPAEGILSKKLAAIKRKIHPDQKNINAYVVFKDESAATKALERNGAQIADGFRVRVDLASETSSRDKRSVFVGNLPYKAEESAVEKHFLDCGNTVAVRVVRDPVTGASRGFGYVLFENTDDVHLALKLNNSELMGRKLRVMRCVHKEKLKQNSNPSLKNVSKPKQGLNFTSKNAQHSKSLFIGEKAVVMKKKKKGQKKSGRTKKQKKQK; encoded by the exons GAGGTTGGACAAGTCGCCAGTAGTTTATTCCACGGCAGGCGGCCCTCCAGAGGCAGCACGGGTCGGCTGGCTTCCCTCTTCGGCTCTTTGGAGCCTCAGCTTCAACCCATGTATGTGCCTGTGCCTGAA gaaaccaccaaaaaaaggaaacgggatgaggaggaagaaagTTCATCCCAAATCCAAAGACCGCTTTTGCAAGAACCTgcgaaaaaaatgaaactgaagaagaaacttACTGATGCAGACCGAAAGTTGGCAAACAG agaaaatgctttAGCAAGTGCTGATTTAGAAGAAGAAATTCACCagaaacaagggaagaaaaggaaaaattctcaATCTGGTGTTAAAATTGCCGATAAAGAAGTACTTGATGATGTAGATCAGACAGTtgtaaatcaaagaaagaaaattcaaaccAACCAAGAAGAGAGATTAAAGAATGAGAGAACTGTGTTTGTTGGGAATTTGCCTGTCACCTGTAATAAGAAG aagctgaagtcattttttaaagagtacGGACAGATAGAATCTGTACGATTTCGTTCTCTG atTCCAGCGGAGGGAATTTTGTCCAAAAAGTTGGCAGCAATAAA acGTAAAATTCATCCTGATCAGAAAAATATTAACGCTTATGTTGTGTTTAAGGACGAGAGTGCTGCTACAAAAGCACTGGAAAG AAATGGGGCCCAAATTGCAGATGGATTTCGTGTTAGAGTGGATCTTGCATCTGAGACCTCATCT AGGGACAAGAGATCTGTATTTGTGGGGAATCTCCCATACA AAGCTGAAGAATCTGCAGTTGAGAAGCACTTTCTGGACTGTGGGAACACTGTGGCTGTAAGGGTTGTGCGGGATCCGGTTACAGGAGCCAGCAGAGGCTTCGGCTACGTGCTCTTTGAG AATACAGATGATGTTCATCTTGCTCTGAAATTAAATAACTCTGAACTGATGGGAAGAAAACTCAGAGTCATGCGTTGTGtccataaagaaaaattaaaacaaaattcaaatccTAGTTTGAAGAATGTCAGTAAACCTAAGCAGGGACTTAATTTTACTTcaaaaaatgcacaacattctAAAAGTTTGTTTATCGGAGAAAAAGCTGTTgtcatgaagaagaaaaagaaaggacagaaGAAAAGTGGACGaactaagaaacagaaaaaacagaagtAG
- the RBM34 gene encoding RNA-binding protein 34 isoform X2, with translation MALEEKSKRKKKRSAREGENPEDGACGNLAGDYEVGQVASSLFHGRRPSRGSTGRLASLFGSLEPQLQPMYVPVPEETTKKRKRDEEEESSSQIQRPLLQEPAKKMKLKKKLTDADRKLANRENALASADLEEEIHQKQGKKRKNSQSGVKIADKEVLDDVDQTVVNQRKKIQTNQEERLKNERTVFVGNLPVTCNKKIPAEGILSKKLAAIKRKIHPDQKNINAYVVFKDESAATKALERNGAQIADGFRVRVDLASETSSRDKRSVFVGNLPYKAEESAVEKHFLDCGNTVAVRVVRDPVTGASRGFGYVLFENTDDVHLALKLNNSELMGRKLRVMRCVHKEKLKQNSNPSLKNVSKPKQGLNFTSKNAQHSKSLFIGEKAVVMKKKKKGQKKSGRTKKQKKQK, from the exons GAGGTTGGACAAGTCGCCAGTAGTTTATTCCACGGCAGGCGGCCCTCCAGAGGCAGCACGGGTCGGCTGGCTTCCCTCTTCGGCTCTTTGGAGCCTCAGCTTCAACCCATGTATGTGCCTGTGCCTGAA gaaaccaccaaaaaaaggaaacgggatgaggaggaagaaagTTCATCCCAAATCCAAAGACCGCTTTTGCAAGAACCTgcgaaaaaaatgaaactgaagaagaaacttACTGATGCAGACCGAAAGTTGGCAAACAG agaaaatgctttAGCAAGTGCTGATTTAGAAGAAGAAATTCACCagaaacaagggaagaaaaggaaaaattctcaATCTGGTGTTAAAATTGCCGATAAAGAAGTACTTGATGATGTAGATCAGACAGTtgtaaatcaaagaaagaaaattcaaaccAACCAAGAAGAGAGATTAAAGAATGAGAGAACTGTGTTTGTTGGGAATTTGCCTGTCACCTGTAATAAGAAG atTCCAGCGGAGGGAATTTTGTCCAAAAAGTTGGCAGCAATAAA acGTAAAATTCATCCTGATCAGAAAAATATTAACGCTTATGTTGTGTTTAAGGACGAGAGTGCTGCTACAAAAGCACTGGAAAG AAATGGGGCCCAAATTGCAGATGGATTTCGTGTTAGAGTGGATCTTGCATCTGAGACCTCATCT AGGGACAAGAGATCTGTATTTGTGGGGAATCTCCCATACA AAGCTGAAGAATCTGCAGTTGAGAAGCACTTTCTGGACTGTGGGAACACTGTGGCTGTAAGGGTTGTGCGGGATCCGGTTACAGGAGCCAGCAGAGGCTTCGGCTACGTGCTCTTTGAG AATACAGATGATGTTCATCTTGCTCTGAAATTAAATAACTCTGAACTGATGGGAAGAAAACTCAGAGTCATGCGTTGTGtccataaagaaaaattaaaacaaaattcaaatccTAGTTTGAAGAATGTCAGTAAACCTAAGCAGGGACTTAATTTTACTTcaaaaaatgcacaacattctAAAAGTTTGTTTATCGGAGAAAAAGCTGTTgtcatgaagaagaaaaagaaaggacagaaGAAAAGTGGACGaactaagaaacagaaaaaacagaagtAG